The segment AAAAAAATCCACGGTCTTGCAGCAGCGTGTGGCCGGGATCAATCCCTATTGTGAGTGCCGAATCATTGATGATTTTCTGACCGTAGAAAATCTGGATGAACTGATTTCGCTGGCTCAGGGATATGACTATGTGATCGACGCCATCGACAGCATCAAATTCAAGTCAGCCATGATTTACCACTGCCGGCGCAACAAAATACCCATTGTCACCACCGGCGGCGCCGGCGGCCTGACCGATCCCCTGGCGGTAAAGGTCAGTGACCTGTCGCGCACCTATAATGATCCCCTGGCGGCAAAGGTGCGTTCGCAGTTGCGCAATGAACACAACTTTCCACGCAATGCCAAACGCGGTTTCAGGGTGGAGTGCGTGTTTTCCAGCCAGCAACCCGTCTATCCAAAGGCGGATGGTTCGGTCAGCCACCAGAAGCCGGGGATCCACGGCATCTCCCTGGATTGCTCGATGGGATACGGCTCGGCAACGGCGGTTACGGCTACCTTTGGCAATGTGGCGGCCTCGCGGGTAATCAATAAAACGCTGCATAAACACATAAAGGACTAGGCTTTACAGCCGGCGTGCCAGACGGCGACAATAGCAGCATGTGGCATCGACTGCCTTGCTGATGTCATTCAGAACCATTTGAAGAAATAGCTTATCACCAGGGAGTCACCTAACGTGGAACTCAGCCCACAAGAATTTCTTGATTCAGAGAACAAACGCGTTACCTTGCTGGGAATGTCGGGGGTGGGAAAGACACGTCTCGCCTCTATTCTCCGCGGACAGGGCTGGTTCCATTATTCGGGTGATTACCGTATCGGCACCCGTTATCTGGATGA is part of the Gammaproteobacteria bacterium genome and harbors:
- the tcdA gene encoding tRNA cyclic N6-threonylcarbamoyladenosine(37) synthase TcdA, with protein sequence MSADKDFAARFGGIQRLYGVKATSIIRNLHVCIVGLGGVGSWAVETLARTGVGRLTLIDYDTVSKSNINRQLAALDTTDGEKKSTVLQQRVAGINPYCECRIIDDFLTVENLDELISLAQGYDYVIDAIDSIKFKSAMIYHCRRNKIPIVTTGGAGGLTDPLAVKVSDLSRTYNDPLAAKVRSQLRNEHNFPRNAKRGFRVECVFSSQQPVYPKADGSVSHQKPGIHGISLDCSMGYGSATAVTATFGNVAASRVINKTLHKHIKD